From the genome of Candidatus Ozemobacteraceae bacterium:
CAGCCGGAGCCCTGGTTGTTGCCGTAGTTCGAGCCGTAGCCGCCGGTCGGAATCTGCGGCATCACGACGACGCGGGGCCGCTGGGCGGTTATCTGGCCGGGGACGCGGACGCCGGCGTTGATCAAAAGCGATTCCTTCGTCGAGCGGACGATCGCCTGGACTTCGCCCATCATCATGCGGGCGGTGGCATCGTCGTTCATCAGCAGGTGGAACCGGATCCGGCCGAGCCGGTCGTGAATCTCGGCCAGCAGGGGCCGCCAGGCCGGGTGCATGGGGGCGCGCTCGAGGGCCGAGCGGGCGTTGTTGATATGGCCGATCGCCATGACGTCGCGGCCCCAGTGGCCGGTGCTGCCGGCGCACATCGCGAGATCGCTCTCGATCATGCTCAGCAGGCTGATGACCGTCTGGAGCTTGGCCGGATCGTAATCGGGACGTCCGTAGCAGCCGCCGTTCGACTGACCAGGGTGGCCATGATGACCGGACTGGCCATACTGGCCGGCCTGGTTCGACTGGCCCGACTGACCGGGATATCCATACGAATCCGTCTGGCCGCACTGGCCCGCTTGGTCAGACTGTCCGGCTTTGTCTGACTGGCCGGCCTGACCACACTGACCGGACTGGTTCCAGGAATCTTCCTTCCCGGCCTGGTCGACCTGGCCGGACTGCTCGACGGGGGCCTGCTGTCCCTGGTTCTGCTGGCCGACTTCGACGGGAACGCGGGGTTCCGGGGGGCGACCGTAGCCGCCCTGGCCGAACGGGTCCTGAAAACTCACCGGCGTCGCCTGGTCGCTCTGGTCGGCCTGTCCCACGACGATTTCCTGGGCCCAGCACGGAACGGAGATCGCGATCGCCATCAACCCGGTCAGAATCCTGCGTTTCATCATCTTCCTCCTGTCGATAAACCAGCCTCTTGTTGTGACAGCTAAAGGAAGCAACAATTGTACCAAACCAGGAATCCGCTCCCAGCGCAGAATTCGCCGCGCCGACGCCCCGCACCTGCCGGAAACATGGCACCAACCCTGCCGAAAGAACGACGCCGGGCTACAACTCGAGAATCTCCCTGAAATTCCGTTCAGCTCGTTCGAGATCCTCGGGTGAGAGGGTTCCCAGCTTTTTCTCGAGGAGATGTTTTTTGATCGTGAAAAGAATGCCCGTCAGAGTTGACGGATACAGAAGCCCGGCTTCCTTCCACTCTCTGATCCTCGTGTCACCGGTGATTTTTCGCGTCGTATTGCTCGTTATCGCGGCGACGACGACTTCTTCTCTTCTGTCGTTGAACTGCTTTCCGCTGAGAATGAGAACGGGGCGTTTCTTCGTTGCGGTCCCATCCGTGAAAACGATCTGGGCAAGAG
Proteins encoded in this window:
- a CDS encoding type II toxin-antitoxin system PemK/MazF family toxin; protein product: MTKCKRGDIALAQIVFTDGTATKKRPVLILSGKQFNDRREEVVVAAITSNTTRKITGDTRIREWKEAGLLYPSTLTGILFTIKKHLLEKKLGTLSPEDLERAERNFREILEL